The following are encoded together in the Capsulimonas corticalis genome:
- a CDS encoding SDR family NAD(P)-dependent oxidoreductase has protein sequence MLLPGKIAVVTGAGRGIGSEIARLFAAEGASVVVNYNHSAETAQTLASEIGNGSIAIGADMSDPASAKDLIDQTVAHFGRIDILVNNGASFAHDLNFETAEWEDYAKEFAGVVGSTVNPIRAAVPYMKSEGGGKIVNFIATLVQRPSSDQIVHTTCKSALIGLTRTLARDLGPHGITVNMVSPGMTMTEYSKSLPDELQKRVTAQTPLRRLAQAEDVAKVVLFYASPLADFVTGANIAPDGGLVVL, from the coding sequence ATGCTGCTGCCGGGTAAAATCGCCGTTGTCACCGGAGCGGGGCGGGGGATTGGCTCGGAGATTGCCCGGCTGTTCGCCGCCGAAGGCGCCAGCGTGGTCGTGAATTACAACCACAGCGCCGAGACGGCGCAAACGCTGGCGAGCGAAATCGGCAATGGATCGATCGCGATCGGCGCGGATATGAGCGATCCGGCCTCCGCCAAGGATCTCATCGACCAGACCGTCGCGCACTTCGGCCGTATCGATATCCTCGTGAACAACGGCGCCTCGTTCGCGCACGATCTGAACTTTGAAACCGCCGAATGGGAAGACTACGCCAAGGAGTTCGCGGGCGTCGTCGGCTCCACGGTCAACCCCATCCGCGCCGCCGTTCCCTATATGAAGTCCGAGGGCGGAGGCAAGATCGTCAACTTCATCGCCACCCTCGTGCAGCGTCCCTCCAGCGACCAGATCGTCCACACGACCTGCAAGAGCGCCCTCATCGGACTCACGCGAACGCTCGCGCGGGATCTGGGGCCGCACGGCATTACGGTCAATATGGTCTCGCCCGGAATGACCATGACTGAGTACTCAAAATCTCTTCCCGATGAGCTGCAAAAGCGCGTGACCGCCCAGACCCCTTTGCGCCGCCTCGCGCAAGCCGAAGATGTGGCGAAGGTCGTCTTGTTTTACGCTTCGCCGCTCGCCGATTTCGTCACCGGAGCCAACATCGCCCCCGACGGCGGTTTGGTTGTACTATAG
- a CDS encoding TetR/AcrR family transcriptional regulator, which yields MNTDQTSKTLGRPREFDTDQALEAAMQLFWRKGYEGTSLTDLTEAIGVNRPSLYAAFGNKEELFRQVCDRYAAGPASFLFQALELPTARAVAERILYGTVEVVANPHTPAGCLSVQGALATADDCDAVRRQLSARRVAFEATLRARFERAKSEGDLPANSDPADLARYVVIAYQGMAVQAAGGAGQEALRRIVDMAMRAWPA from the coding sequence ATGAATACCGATCAAACATCGAAGACGCTGGGGCGTCCTCGCGAGTTCGACACGGACCAGGCGCTCGAAGCCGCAATGCAGCTCTTCTGGCGCAAGGGGTACGAGGGGACCTCGCTGACGGATCTCACCGAGGCGATCGGCGTCAATCGCCCCAGTCTTTACGCCGCCTTCGGAAACAAAGAAGAGCTGTTTCGTCAGGTCTGCGACCGTTACGCCGCCGGCCCGGCGTCCTTTCTTTTTCAGGCGCTGGAACTGCCCACGGCGCGCGCCGTGGCCGAGCGCATCTTGTATGGGACAGTAGAGGTCGTCGCGAACCCGCACACGCCGGCGGGATGCCTCTCCGTCCAAGGCGCCCTGGCGACCGCCGACGACTGCGACGCCGTCCGCCGGCAGCTCTCCGCCCGCCGCGTCGCGTTCGAAGCCACGCTTCGAGCGCGATTTGAGCGCGCGAAGTCCGAAGGCGACCTGCCCGCAAACTCCGATCCGGCCGATCTCGCCCGCTATGTCGTCATCGCCTACCAGGGCATGGCGGTGCAGGCGGCGGGCGGCGCCGGCCAGGAGGCGCTCCGGCGAATCGTGGACATGGCGATGCGCGCCTGGCCGGCGTGA
- a CDS encoding TIGR00266 family protein, with the protein MQHQIMGTTLQSLEIILQPGEMVFSQTHQMAWMTPGIGMNTNTGGGVLKGLMRSMSGGSLFMTQYSPNAGQPGLVAFCPRFPGTIIPRHLAPGEVLICRKETFLCAEASVQLDIFFRQQLGSGFFGGEGFILQKVTGPGWVFLDLSGEVVEKTLQPGEQLLAHVGHVGIQDQSVQFGVTRIKGVRNMIFGGDGIFLATLTGPGRVWLQTMPVMILAEEILKHAPGGSGGNTSAGSVAGDIIGGLLGGR; encoded by the coding sequence ATGCAGCATCAAATTATGGGCACGACCCTCCAATCACTGGAGATTATTTTGCAGCCGGGAGAAATGGTGTTTAGCCAGACGCACCAGATGGCGTGGATGACGCCGGGCATCGGCATGAACACCAACACCGGCGGCGGCGTTTTGAAGGGACTGATGCGCTCGATGTCGGGCGGATCCCTGTTCATGACCCAGTATTCGCCCAACGCCGGGCAGCCCGGCCTCGTGGCGTTCTGTCCGCGCTTCCCCGGCACCATCATTCCTCGCCACCTTGCGCCGGGCGAAGTGCTCATCTGCCGCAAGGAAACCTTCCTCTGCGCCGAAGCCAGCGTCCAGCTCGACATCTTCTTCCGCCAGCAGCTCGGCAGCGGATTCTTCGGCGGCGAAGGCTTCATCCTTCAGAAAGTGACCGGCCCCGGCTGGGTCTTCCTCGATCTTTCCGGAGAAGTCGTCGAAAAAACGCTCCAGCCCGGCGAGCAGCTTCTCGCGCACGTCGGCCATGTCGGCATTCAGGACCAGTCGGTCCAGTTCGGCGTCACACGCATTAAGGGTGTCCGCAACATGATCTTCGGCGGCGACGGCATCTTCCTCGCCACCCTTACCGGCCCCGGCCGCGTCTGGCTGCAAACCATGCCGGTCATGATCCTCGCTGAAGAGATCCTCAAGCACGCCCCTGGCGGCAGCGGCGGCAACACCAGCGCCGGCAGCGTGGCGGGAGACATCATCGGCGGCCTTCTCGGCGGCCGATAG
- a CDS encoding ankyrin repeat domain-containing protein, whose protein sequence is MSEAKITKADVKEFVEAAHGNLEKVKQMLSEKPLLLNMPNGNETALGAACQMKHAALIQFLISQGAPMDISAACVLGMTEKVTEFLDADPSLINTKNKQSHGKTPIVFASEQPEVLALLRSRGEK, encoded by the coding sequence TTGAGCGAAGCGAAAATCACCAAGGCCGATGTGAAAGAGTTCGTAGAAGCGGCGCATGGAAATCTGGAAAAAGTCAAACAGATGCTCTCCGAAAAGCCGCTTCTCCTGAACATGCCCAACGGCAACGAAACCGCGCTCGGCGCGGCGTGCCAGATGAAGCACGCCGCGCTCATCCAATTCCTCATCTCCCAGGGCGCGCCGATGGATATCTCGGCCGCGTGCGTCCTGGGCATGACCGAAAAAGTGACCGAGTTTTTAGACGCCGACCCCTCACTCATCAACACAAAAAACAAGCAATCGCATGGCAAAACGCCAATCGTCTTCGCCTCCGAACAGCCCGAGGTCTTGGCTCTTTTGAGAAGCCGAGGCGAAAAATAG
- a CDS encoding DUF1501 domain-containing protein — MSVSRREFLTRGATTVAVGLAVPPWLAKMVWAQDALEGRVAGGASAKTLVVVQLTGGNDGINTVIPYSNDAYKRNRPTLAVPDDKILRLTDTIGLNPAMTAFKDLYDKGKVAIIQGVGYPNPNRSHFRSMEIWQTANPDKIEAEGWVGKYLDAVRQGRASALTGINIGNEASEAFQSAHAAVPTIQGLANFGFAFPRSAEGDERSAVLRRIQTASAGTPHAEFIRQVGQETYDSADKIRAGIGNYHSSVVYPKGSFGTGMQEIAQLIAANLGTRVFYISTSGFDTHSGQARRQPQLLQDISDGLAAFQSDLDQMGASERVLTVAFSEFGRRVHENAGGGTDHGTASEMFVLGGAVKGGLYGEYPSLTNLDQGDLKFTTDFRSVYATVLDRWLGANSEVVLGNRYENLRFV, encoded by the coding sequence ATGTCTGTTTCACGCCGAGAATTTTTGACGCGCGGCGCCACGACCGTCGCGGTCGGCCTGGCCGTGCCGCCATGGCTGGCGAAGATGGTCTGGGCGCAGGACGCCCTGGAAGGCCGCGTGGCCGGCGGCGCAAGCGCGAAGACGCTGGTCGTCGTGCAGCTGACCGGCGGCAACGACGGCATCAACACCGTCATCCCCTACTCCAATGACGCCTACAAGCGCAACCGGCCAACGCTGGCGGTTCCCGATGACAAGATCCTGCGTCTTACCGACACCATCGGCCTAAACCCGGCGATGACCGCCTTCAAGGACCTCTACGACAAAGGCAAAGTCGCGATCATCCAGGGAGTCGGCTATCCGAACCCGAACCGCAGCCACTTCCGGTCTATGGAGATCTGGCAGACCGCGAATCCCGACAAAATCGAAGCCGAAGGCTGGGTGGGCAAGTACCTCGACGCCGTGCGCCAGGGCCGCGCCTCGGCCCTCACCGGCATCAACATCGGCAACGAGGCCTCCGAAGCATTCCAGAGCGCCCACGCCGCCGTCCCGACCATCCAGGGATTGGCGAACTTCGGTTTCGCCTTCCCGCGCAGCGCCGAAGGCGACGAGCGCAGCGCCGTCCTGCGCCGCATCCAGACCGCGTCGGCGGGAACTCCGCACGCCGAGTTCATCCGGCAAGTCGGCCAGGAAACTTATGACAGCGCCGACAAGATTCGCGCCGGCATCGGCAACTACCACTCCAGCGTGGTGTATCCCAAAGGATCCTTCGGGACCGGCATGCAGGAGATCGCACAGCTCATCGCCGCGAACCTCGGCACGCGCGTCTTCTACATCTCCACCAGCGGCTTTGACACACACAGCGGCCAGGCCCGCCGCCAGCCTCAGCTCTTGCAGGATATCTCCGACGGCCTCGCCGCCTTCCAAAGCGACCTGGACCAGATGGGCGCCTCCGAACGTGTCCTGACCGTCGCCTTCTCCGAATTCGGCCGCCGCGTCCACGAAAACGCCGGCGGCGGCACCGACCACGGCACCGCCTCCGAAATGTTCGTCCTCGGCGGCGCCGTCAAAGGCGGCCTCTACGGCGAATACCCGAGCCTGACCAATCTCGACCAGGGCGACCTCAAATTCACCACCGACTTCCGCAGCGTCTACGCCACGGTGCTCGACCGGTGGCTGGGCGCGAACAGTGAGGTGGTGCTGGGGAATCGGTATGAGAACTTGAGGTTTGTGTGA
- the nadA gene encoding quinolinate synthase NadA produces MDPTLDLVAEISRLRKEMNAVILAHYYQDAEIQDLADHVGDSLALAQAAAKTEAEVIVFCGVHFMAETAKILNPNKLVLLPDMDAGCSLADRCPADLYEEWLKQYPGHTVINYVNSSAGVKALSDIIVTSSNAVDIVKQLPKDEPIVFGPDRHLGRWVEKQTGREMVLWPGFCIVHEQFSARKLAALKVHYPDASLIAHPECEDAVLEQADFIGSTLALLKYVQTHPEQKQFIVATEVGILHQMKISRPDAEFICSPPNSGCDCANCPYMRLNTLEKLYLCMRDRSPEITMDEETRVRALRPVQRMLEMSKGLTPVQQKGD; encoded by the coding sequence ATCGATCCAACTCTGGACCTCGTCGCCGAAATTTCTCGTCTGCGCAAAGAGATGAACGCGGTCATTCTGGCGCATTACTACCAGGACGCCGAGATCCAGGACCTCGCGGATCATGTCGGCGACAGCCTCGCGCTTGCGCAGGCGGCGGCGAAGACGGAAGCCGAAGTGATCGTCTTCTGCGGCGTGCACTTTATGGCTGAGACGGCGAAGATCCTCAACCCGAACAAATTGGTTCTGCTGCCGGATATGGACGCCGGCTGCTCGCTCGCGGACCGCTGCCCCGCCGATCTCTATGAAGAGTGGCTCAAGCAATATCCCGGCCATACGGTCATCAACTACGTCAACTCTTCGGCGGGCGTCAAGGCGCTTTCGGACATCATCGTGACGTCCTCCAACGCCGTGGACATCGTTAAGCAGCTTCCCAAGGACGAGCCGATTGTCTTCGGCCCGGACCGTCATCTGGGGCGCTGGGTCGAGAAGCAGACCGGACGGGAGATGGTGCTCTGGCCGGGCTTCTGTATCGTGCACGAGCAGTTCAGCGCGCGCAAGCTCGCCGCCCTGAAGGTCCATTACCCGGACGCCTCGTTGATCGCGCATCCCGAATGCGAGGACGCCGTGCTGGAGCAGGCCGACTTCATCGGATCCACTCTGGCGCTGCTCAAGTATGTGCAGACACATCCCGAGCAGAAGCAGTTCATCGTCGCCACCGAAGTCGGCATCCTGCATCAGATGAAGATCAGCCGTCCGGACGCCGAGTTCATTTGCTCGCCGCCGAATTCCGGCTGCGACTGCGCCAACTGTCCGTACATGCGGCTCAACACGCTGGAGAAGCTCTATCTCTGCATGCGGGACCGCAGTCCGGAGATCACCATGGACGAGGAAACGCGCGTCCGCGCGCTGCGTCCGGTACAGCGAATGCTGGAGATGAGCAAAGGGCTGACGCCCGTACAGCAGAAGGGTGACTAA
- a CDS encoding geranylgeranyl reductase family protein, with protein MTRDYDVIVCGAGPAGACAAYETATAGLNTLIIEKRTLPRYKTCGGGVPLTVEADLPKLVPDAFVEATVTHLRHTWNFADPHLAAINPDSAQPQMSLWMVQRSVFDNALTERAVAAGAELRDGLSVRAVEPEGDHRVRVTTTDGDVYHARHIIGGDGANGPIARCADLRKTRLLAIALEAEIPHEWGVGHETLRPEIGHLEYAVRKGYGWVFPKAHHLSVGAGMFGARSDDGRGEARKDELARWVTGYLDALDVPYDPKDIEYHGHPLPLWNGSEPVEAWNGRLLLAGDAAGMVNPLFGDGISYACRSGALAGQTIAVGKSARWTTILAEEFAASHDASGKIARFFYQFPSVCYKMGVKRPNSTRTAARLISGDLKFDAVIDRLPWSNLMAKSKKPAW; from the coding sequence ATGACTCGTGACTATGATGTGATCGTCTGCGGCGCCGGCCCCGCTGGCGCATGCGCCGCTTATGAGACGGCGACGGCCGGACTAAATACCCTGATAATCGAAAAGCGCACTCTGCCGCGCTACAAGACCTGCGGCGGAGGCGTCCCCCTCACCGTCGAAGCCGATCTTCCCAAGCTGGTTCCCGATGCGTTTGTGGAAGCCACGGTGACGCATTTGCGGCATACGTGGAACTTTGCGGATCCGCATCTCGCCGCGATCAACCCCGACTCCGCGCAGCCGCAGATGAGCCTGTGGATGGTGCAGCGGAGCGTCTTTGACAACGCGCTCACCGAGCGGGCCGTGGCGGCGGGCGCGGAGCTGCGGGATGGGCTGTCCGTGCGCGCTGTGGAGCCAGAGGGCGACCACCGAGTGCGCGTCACCACGACGGATGGCGATGTTTACCACGCCCGGCATATTATCGGCGGCGACGGCGCCAATGGGCCGATCGCGCGCTGCGCGGACCTTCGGAAGACGCGCCTGCTGGCGATCGCTTTGGAAGCCGAAATCCCGCATGAATGGGGCGTCGGACACGAGACGCTTCGGCCGGAGATCGGGCATTTAGAGTACGCCGTGCGCAAGGGATACGGCTGGGTATTTCCCAAGGCGCATCACCTCTCCGTCGGCGCCGGGATGTTCGGCGCGCGCAGCGACGACGGCCGGGGCGAGGCGCGCAAGGACGAACTGGCGCGCTGGGTGACGGGGTATTTGGACGCGCTGGATGTCCCCTACGATCCCAAGGACATCGAATACCACGGCCACCCCCTGCCCCTCTGGAACGGCTCCGAGCCGGTTGAAGCCTGGAACGGGCGGCTGCTGCTGGCCGGCGACGCCGCCGGCATGGTGAACCCCTTGTTTGGCGACGGCATCTCCTACGCCTGCCGCAGCGGGGCGCTGGCCGGGCAGACCATCGCGGTCGGCAAATCGGCGCGGTGGACGACGATTCTCGCCGAGGAGTTCGCCGCCAGCCATGACGCTTCCGGCAAGATCGCGCGCTTCTTCTATCAGTTCCCGTCGGTTTGCTACAAGATGGGCGTCAAGCGCCCGAACAGCACTCGGACAGCCGCGCGGCTAATCAGCGGCGACCTGAAATTCGACGCCGTGATCGATCGATTACCCTGGAGCAACCTCATGGCGAAGTCAAAGAAGCCCGCCTGGTAA
- a CDS encoding deoxyribonuclease IV — MSKPFLGAHMPTAGGVHNALTSGRTIGCEVVQIFTASPRQWKANPISDETIAKFRVALDATGCRQTIAHDSYLINLAAPPDSEIIGKSRAAFRAELERAEALGLDFLVSHPGAHGGDGEETGIARLIESLDIIHAETEGFQVRTALETTAGQGTYLGGKFEHLAQIIHGVKNPERLCVCLDTCHIFAAGYDIRDTQAYEETMGLFDQIIGIDQLKVIHANDSLKKFGSHADRHAHIGDGEIGLTAFHLLVNDPRMHEKAIVVETPDAETMHEVNVKRLRDLIGADAPLPAAPVLAL, encoded by the coding sequence GTGTCCAAGCCATTTCTCGGGGCGCACATGCCGACCGCCGGCGGCGTCCACAACGCTCTCACTTCTGGGCGCACGATCGGGTGCGAAGTCGTCCAGATCTTCACCGCCAGTCCTCGCCAGTGGAAAGCCAATCCCATCAGCGATGAAACGATCGCGAAGTTCCGTGTGGCGCTCGACGCCACCGGCTGCCGGCAAACGATCGCGCACGATTCCTATCTGATCAATCTGGCCGCGCCCCCGGACAGCGAGATCATCGGCAAATCCCGCGCGGCGTTCCGCGCGGAGCTGGAGCGCGCGGAAGCGCTGGGCCTGGACTTTCTCGTCAGCCACCCCGGCGCGCACGGCGGCGACGGCGAGGAGACGGGAATCGCGCGCCTCATCGAAAGCCTGGATATCATTCACGCCGAGACCGAAGGTTTCCAAGTCCGTACGGCGCTCGAAACCACGGCAGGGCAGGGGACTTACCTCGGCGGGAAGTTCGAGCATCTGGCGCAGATCATCCACGGCGTCAAGAACCCCGAGCGCCTGTGTGTCTGCCTCGACACCTGCCACATCTTCGCCGCCGGCTACGACATTCGCGACACGCAAGCCTACGAAGAAACGATGGGCCTATTTGACCAGATCATCGGCATCGACCAGCTAAAGGTCATCCACGCCAACGATTCGCTTAAGAAGTTTGGCAGCCACGCCGACCGCCACGCGCACATCGGCGATGGCGAGATCGGCCTCACCGCCTTCCATCTCCTCGTCAACGACCCCCGCATGCACGAAAAAGCGATCGTCGTCGAGACTCCGGACGCCGAGACCATGCACGAAGTCAACGTCAAACGCCTCCGCGACCTCATCGGCGCCGACGCGCCGCTCCCAGCCGCTCCGGTTCTTGCCTTATAG
- the ispH gene encoding 4-hydroxy-3-methylbut-2-enyl diphosphate reductase, whose amino-acid sequence MKALLASPRGFCAGVDRAIEVVEQTLEIFGPPVYVRHEIVHNEHVVERLRNKGAVFTDDLSEVPEGSVLIFSAHGVAPAVRDEAKSRGLRVIDATCPLVTKIHLEVHKYLKRGYGIFYIGHKGHVETEGTLGEAPGRLRLVCEVADVDALAEPPEEHLIYLTQTTLSIDETRDIVDALKRRFPRLSDPPTGDICYATQNRQDAIKEIAPRCDVMFVIGSNTSSNTKSLRQVAESLGCRAYLIGGAEDITDEMMAGAKSVGVTSGASAPEDRVMGVMDELRRRGVIDVENVKIRDEDMTFMPPRELVELRMAHAAAG is encoded by the coding sequence ATGAAAGCGCTCCTCGCCAGTCCACGCGGATTTTGCGCCGGTGTCGACCGCGCCATCGAAGTTGTCGAACAGACACTGGAGATCTTTGGACCTCCCGTCTATGTCCGCCATGAAATCGTCCACAACGAGCATGTCGTAGAACGGCTGCGCAATAAAGGCGCCGTCTTTACCGACGATCTGTCCGAAGTCCCCGAAGGCAGCGTGCTGATCTTCTCCGCCCACGGCGTCGCGCCGGCCGTTCGCGACGAGGCGAAGTCGCGCGGCCTGCGCGTGATCGACGCCACTTGCCCCCTGGTCACCAAGATCCACCTCGAAGTCCATAAGTATCTAAAGCGTGGCTACGGGATCTTCTACATCGGTCACAAGGGCCATGTCGAGACCGAAGGCACGCTGGGCGAAGCGCCGGGCCGCCTGCGCCTTGTCTGTGAGGTCGCCGATGTGGACGCCCTCGCCGAGCCGCCGGAAGAGCATCTCATCTATCTGACGCAGACCACGCTGAGCATCGATGAGACACGCGATATCGTCGATGCGCTCAAGCGCCGCTTTCCGCGCCTCAGCGATCCGCCGACCGGCGACATCTGCTACGCGACTCAGAACCGTCAGGACGCCATCAAGGAAATCGCGCCGCGCTGCGACGTGATGTTCGTGATCGGCTCCAACACCAGCAGCAACACCAAATCGCTGCGCCAGGTGGCCGAATCGCTGGGCTGCCGCGCTTATTTGATCGGCGGCGCCGAGGACATCACCGATGAGATGATGGCGGGCGCGAAGTCCGTGGGCGTCACGAGCGGAGCGAGCGCTCCGGAAGACCGTGTGATGGGCGTGATGGACGAACTGCGCCGGCGCGGCGTGATCGACGTGGAAAACGTGAAGATCCGCGACGAAGACATGACGTTCATGCCGCCGCGCGAGTTAGTGGAGTTAAGGATGGCCCATGCTGCTGCCGGGTAA
- a CDS encoding DUF1800 domain-containing protein has protein sequence MMIDQTYQDTAHLLRRAGFGAGPSAIAAAAQRGIGPTTDALLHPENTPDTAKDDDLIAHLSSLVPERKDGQLPVQVVKMWWTQKMLTTQNPLVEKMTLFWHGHFTSKLGGDGDLMLGQNRLFRANALGNFRTLTLAVSRDPAMLRYLNGNQNYKAHPNENYGRELMELFTCGIGNYTEDDVKAAARAFSGWNMRAGDFAFFPQRHDNDPKTFMGKTGNWNGDDIVDMLVAHPATARRLCTQLFSFFAYTDPEPAVLNALVGTYYSSGYDIKAIVGQILRSNAFYSPKARYALVKSPAQFVIGTVKMLELEPAFIVQASDISLTGDIAAAAPGMPSVTPAQRQKSQQVNRLAGLTIAMRSMGQDLLAPPSVKGWDGNEAWINTTTLQNRVAFGDRLTRSQALFRFMEPRVADLAQQRSLTPQAAWVEYLSEAMGPLPLGAQTRQTLVAYASEAPAVPSTGVFATAAEGNSGEGGRAARRLQRRRGLAQGLEATGAQGRMLSLIPLVMGTPEYQVC, from the coding sequence ATGATGATCGATCAGACCTATCAGGACACGGCGCACCTGCTGAGACGCGCCGGATTTGGCGCCGGTCCCAGCGCGATCGCCGCCGCTGCGCAGCGCGGAATCGGCCCAACGACCGATGCGCTGCTGCATCCCGAAAACACGCCCGATACGGCGAAGGATGACGATTTAATCGCGCATCTGTCGTCTCTGGTTCCCGAGCGCAAGGATGGGCAGTTGCCCGTTCAGGTTGTCAAGATGTGGTGGACGCAGAAAATGCTCACGACACAGAACCCGCTCGTGGAAAAAATGACGCTTTTCTGGCACGGGCATTTCACGAGCAAGCTCGGCGGCGACGGCGATCTGATGCTCGGACAAAACCGCCTGTTCCGCGCGAACGCGCTCGGCAACTTCCGAACGCTGACGCTCGCCGTGTCCCGCGATCCGGCGATGCTTCGGTATTTGAACGGCAACCAGAACTACAAAGCCCACCCCAACGAAAACTACGGACGCGAGCTGATGGAGCTGTTCACCTGCGGCATCGGCAACTACACCGAGGACGACGTCAAAGCGGCGGCCCGCGCGTTCTCCGGCTGGAATATGCGCGCCGGCGACTTCGCCTTCTTCCCGCAGCGCCACGACAACGATCCGAAGACGTTCATGGGCAAGACGGGCAATTGGAACGGCGACGATATCGTGGATATGCTCGTGGCGCATCCCGCCACGGCCCGGCGGCTTTGCACGCAGCTTTTCTCCTTCTTCGCCTACACCGATCCGGAGCCGGCCGTCCTGAACGCCTTGGTGGGCACATACTACAGTTCCGGATACGACATCAAGGCGATCGTCGGCCAGATCCTTCGCTCCAACGCCTTTTATTCACCCAAAGCGCGCTACGCGCTGGTCAAAAGCCCCGCGCAATTCGTAATCGGCACGGTCAAAATGCTGGAGCTGGAGCCGGCGTTTATCGTCCAGGCGTCCGATATCAGCCTCACCGGCGATATCGCCGCCGCGGCGCCCGGCATGCCCAGCGTGACGCCCGCGCAGCGCCAGAAGTCGCAGCAGGTCAATCGTCTGGCGGGCCTGACCATCGCCATGCGCTCGATGGGTCAGGATCTGCTGGCCCCGCCGAGTGTCAAAGGCTGGGACGGTAACGAAGCCTGGATCAACACCACGACGCTGCAAAACCGTGTCGCCTTTGGGGACCGGCTCACGCGCTCGCAAGCCCTGTTCCGATTTATGGAGCCGCGCGTCGCCGACCTTGCCCAGCAGCGCTCGCTGACGCCGCAGGCGGCCTGGGTCGAATATCTCTCCGAAGCCATGGGGCCGCTGCCGCTCGGCGCCCAGACCCGGCAAACACTGGTCGCCTACGCCTCGGAAGCGCCCGCCGTCCCATCCACCGGCGTCTTCGCCACCGCCGCCGAGGGAAACTCCGGCGAAGGCGGGCGCGCGGCGAGACGACTGCAGCGACGGCGCGGCCTTGCGCAAGGTTTGGAAGCGACTGGCGCTCAGGGCCGAATGCTCAGTTTGATTCCCTTAGTCATGGGAACCCCCGAATACCAAGTGTGCTGA
- a CDS encoding YciI family protein: MSEFAYLFRGGEKPGSPEQFQQHMEKWTTWMKDLAVKGHVEGRPGRPLEPTGQRVSGKQKVVTDGSYAAPNDIVSGFLVVQAEDLAQAVEVSFGCPELEIGGVVEVRPVMDMAG; encoded by the coding sequence ATGAGTGAATTTGCCTATTTGTTTCGAGGGGGCGAAAAGCCCGGATCGCCGGAGCAGTTCCAGCAGCATATGGAGAAGTGGACGACATGGATGAAAGATCTTGCCGTGAAGGGGCACGTTGAGGGACGCCCCGGACGGCCGCTTGAGCCTACGGGACAGCGGGTATCCGGAAAGCAGAAGGTCGTCACCGACGGTTCGTACGCGGCGCCGAACGACATCGTGAGCGGCTTTCTGGTCGTTCAGGCCGAGGACCTCGCGCAAGCCGTCGAAGTCTCCTTCGGCTGTCCGGAGCTGGAGATCGGCGGCGTGGTGGAAGTACGCCCTGTCATGGATATGGCGGGCTAG
- a CDS encoding HAD family hydrolase — MNLDLIAPPQPYSALIFDCDGTLVDTMPTHYLAWTAALRAQGADFPEDRFYKMGGMPTTEIIKVLNQEYGYTMDVEYTHHDKERRFLEMVDTVIEITAVMDIVRAHHGKIPMAVASGGTRPVVERILEATDLRKYFDAVITTDDVANGKPAPDIFLLAAERLGAKPEECIVYEDGDPGIVAAERAGIRCIDIRVLWATESVTA, encoded by the coding sequence ATGAACCTTGATCTGATCGCTCCGCCCCAGCCATATTCCGCCCTGATTTTCGACTGCGACGGCACCCTGGTCGACACCATGCCGACCCACTACCTCGCCTGGACCGCCGCCCTGCGCGCCCAGGGCGCGGACTTCCCCGAAGACCGCTTCTATAAGATGGGCGGTATGCCGACCACGGAGATCATCAAAGTCCTGAACCAGGAATACGGCTACACGATGGATGTCGAGTACACGCACCACGACAAGGAGCGCCGCTTCCTGGAGATGGTGGACACCGTCATTGAGATCACCGCCGTCATGGACATCGTCCGCGCCCACCACGGTAAGATCCCCATGGCCGTCGCCTCCGGCGGCACGCGCCCTGTCGTCGAGCGTATCTTAGAAGCCACCGACCTGCGCAAATACTTCGACGCCGTCATCACCACCGACGATGTCGCCAACGGCAAACCCGCCCCCGACATCTTCCTCCTCGCCGCCGAACGCCTCGGCGCCAAACCCGAAGAATGCATCGTCTACGAAGACGGCGACCCCGGCATCGTCGCCGCCGAACGCGCCGGCATCCGCTGCATCGACATCCGCGTGCTGTGGGCGACGGAGTCGGTTACTGCTTAG